One Halictus rubicundus isolate RS-2024b chromosome 10, iyHalRubi1_principal, whole genome shotgun sequence genomic window carries:
- the LOC143358009 gene encoding uncharacterized protein LOC143358009 isoform X7 yields the protein MFTQTEQTNSFTQTEQSNSSYGDQRQQAAMFDPQQMQQQQAAQGQQSQQQQSQQMYVTSDKKEDKSQQQSATAEFPFYYNVNMLQKVQTNVGTIGAITTDDKGCYRFDVQPVGYNTLLNQMSIAAATNATFKCDICGLVFGHMSLLNHHKRIHNTTPSNLQQQPQQVVVQTPTTVTVATTPERPYTCDICGACFALPGELKSHKTNMHQKPKVQICEDCGSEDPCEHHPTKIKKTIKPGHHPVKRRGVTSVTKCHKCNGTGIIFIGKDDDKLDSGISSLAKCGACKATGRIIIGSGKQNSQNQAEKPFHCNVCDGTFSRYSSLWSHKRLHSGDKPFKCDICGLAFAKAAYLKNHGRVHTGEKPFKCSVCGMQFSQSPHLKNHERIHSGERPYQCEVCEKTFARHSTLWNHRRIHTGEKPYKCSICGSAFNQATHLKNHAKVHTGEKPHRCDICEIGFSDRFALKRHRAIHEKYGQTARNQNANNPTNAQQPNASNQQQQQQQQPQQQQQGQQVVVVNTTTPVTVSQGQGQAVMLEEVYKCQVTFPDPK from the exons ATGTTTACTCAAACCGAGCAAACTAATAGTTTTACTCAGACGGAGCAGAGCAATTCAAGTTACGGAGATCAAAGACAG CAAGCAGCAATGTTTGACCCACAACAAATGCAGCAGCAGCAGGCTGCTCAGGGTCAACAGTCGCAGCAACAGCAGTCTCAGCAGATGTATGTCACGTCCGACAAGAAAGAAGACAAGTCCCAGCAACAGTCAGCTACTGCTGAGTTCCCCTTCTACTACAATGTCAACATGCTCCAGAAAGTTCAAACGAATGTGGGCACGATTGGCGCCATCACTACCGACGACAAGGGTTGCTATCGTTTTGATGTGCAACCTGTCGGGTACAACACACTGTTGAATCAAATGAGCATCGCTGCTGCTACCAATGCCACCTTCAAGTGCGACATTTGCGGTTTGGTCTTTGGGCACATGAGCTTATTGAATCACCACAAACGGATTCACAACACAACGCCTAGTAATCTTCAACAACAACCACAGCAAGTCGTTGTGCAAACACCAACAACCGTTACTGTCGCGACCACACCTGAGAGACCATATACCTGTGATATATGCGGAGCATGCTTTGCACTACCAGGAGAATTGAAGAGCCATAAAACAAATATGCATCAGAAACCAAAGGTGCAGATTTGTGAGGATTGTGGTAGTGAGGACCCCTGTGAACATCATCCGACTAAAATTAAAAAGA CTATTAAACCTGGTCATCATCCGGTGAAACGAAGGGGTGTTACCAGTGTCACCAAATGTCATAAATGTAATGGCAcaggaataatttttattg GTAAAGACGACGATAAACTAGATTCTGGAATCAGTTCCCTCGCAAAGTGTGGTGCCTGCAAGGCAACAGGCCGCATCATCATAGGAA GTGGGAAACAGAACAGTCAGAATCAGGCGGAGAAACCGTTCCATTGTAATGTGTGCGATGGAACATTCTCCCGATACTCGTCGCTTTGGTCCCATAAGAGACTGCATTCTGGAGACAAACCTTTCAAGTGTGATATTTGCGGCTTGGCATTTGCAAAAG CCGCATATCTGAAGAATCACGGAAGAGTGCATACCGGCGAAAAGCCGTTCAAATGCAGTGTCTGTGGTATGCAGTTCTCGCAAAGTCCTCACTTAAAGAACCACGAAAGAATTCATTCTGGTGAACGTCCTTATCAGTGTGAAGTGTGTGAAAAAACATTTGCCAGACATTCGACCCTTTGGAACCACAGGAGGATCCACACCGGTGAAAAACCTTACAAATGTAGTATATGTGGCTCGGCCTTTAATCAAGCTACACATCTGAAGAACCACGCGAAGGTCCACACCGGTGAAAAGCCCCACAG ATGTGATATATGTGAGATCGGGTTCTCCGATCGTTTCGCATTGAAACGTCACCGTGCAATCCATGAAAAGTACGGGCAGACCGCCCGGAACCAGAACGCGAACAACCCGACAAACGCACAGCAGCCGAACGCGAGCAaccagcagcaacaacagcagcagcagccgcagcaacagcagcagggTCAACAGGTGGTTGTGGTGAACACCACGACTCCGGTGACTGTCAGCCAAGGACAGGGGCAAGCGGTAATGCTCGAAGAAGTCTACAAGTGTCAGGTGACCTTCCCAGACCCTAAATGA